The Brassica napus cultivar Da-Ae chromosome C7, Da-Ae, whole genome shotgun sequence genome has a segment encoding these proteins:
- the LOC106430995 gene encoding ethylene-responsive transcription factor ERF069, whose product MKRIVRISFTDVEATDSSSSEDDQTNTESPSRRKGKRFVKEIVIDPSDSAEVRKTRFKIRIPARLKKKFRGVRQRPWGKWAAEIRCGKAHGGIRNGGPVSLWLGTFETAEEAALAYDKAAIQLIGPHAPTNFGPESPAVKQDSDAGASASFFCKK is encoded by the coding sequence ATGAAGCGAATTGTGAGGATATCATTCACCGACGTGGAGGCCACCGATTCTTCCAGCAGCGAAGACGATCAGACGAATACCGAATCACCGTCGCGAAGAAAAGGGAAGAGGTTCGTCAAGGAGATCGTCATCGACCCATCCGATTCCGCCGAGGTGAGAAAGACGCGGTTTAAGATCAGGATTCCGGCGAGGCTTAAGAAGAAGTTCAGAGGAGTGAGGCAGAGGCCGTGGGGGAAATGGGCGGCTGAGATCAGGTGCGGTAAAGCTCACGGTGGAATTCGCAACGGAGGACCTGTTAGTCTTTGGCTTGGGACATTCGAAACCGCCGAGGAAGCTGCTTTGGCTTACGACAAGGCCGCGATTCAGCTTATTGGGCCTCACGCGCCGACCAATTTCGGCCCTGAATCTCCGGCTGTGAAGCAAGATTCCGATGCTGGCGCCTCCGCCTCTTTCTTTTGTAAAAAGTGA